One window of the Verrucomicrobiia bacterium genome contains the following:
- a CDS encoding glycosyltransferase family 2 protein, producing the protein MLISIIIPCFNEEKVLRETYARISKALGGGETINYELVFVDDGSSDGTHPILRDLAQQDHRVHLIRFSRNFGHQPAVSAGLRYCRGDLAVIIDADLQDPPEVIPEMLGQLLTSGSNVVYGVRKKRQGETVFKRASAHLFYRLLNALSEVPLPVNTGDFRVIDRKVIDAFNALPEKNKYIRGLISWMGFKQTPFYYDRDPRHAGSTKYTLKKMLRFASTGIFYFSKKPLKIATTVGFLSVAAGLLLSLWLLFNKVVNPGYLVSGWTSLVLVVIYFGGVQLLTIGILGHYIGSLFDEAKKRPEYIVDEAFHIEGASDKVVAQVCEPSAARILSLSRSIPEG; encoded by the coding sequence ATGCTCATTTCGATCATCATCCCGTGTTTCAACGAAGAGAAAGTCCTGCGCGAGACTTACGCGCGGATTTCAAAAGCGCTGGGCGGGGGAGAAACCATCAATTACGAGCTGGTTTTCGTGGATGACGGCAGCAGCGACGGAACACATCCCATTCTGCGCGATCTGGCTCAACAGGACCATCGGGTGCATCTGATCCGATTTTCTCGGAATTTCGGGCACCAACCCGCAGTCAGCGCAGGCCTTCGTTATTGCCGCGGAGACCTGGCGGTGATTATCGATGCCGATCTGCAGGACCCGCCGGAAGTCATACCGGAAATGCTGGGCCAGCTCCTAACCTCCGGTTCGAACGTGGTCTATGGCGTTCGGAAGAAACGGCAGGGGGAAACGGTTTTCAAACGTGCCTCGGCCCATCTGTTTTACCGGCTATTGAATGCGTTGTCCGAGGTGCCGTTGCCTGTAAACACCGGCGATTTTCGAGTCATCGATCGCAAGGTGATTGATGCCTTCAATGCGTTGCCTGAAAAAAACAAATACATCCGTGGCCTCATAAGCTGGATGGGTTTCAAACAAACCCCCTTCTATTATGACCGGGACCCTCGCCATGCCGGTTCGACCAAATACACACTGAAAAAAATGCTCCGCTTCGCATCCACGGGCATTTTCTATTTTTCAAAGAAACCGCTCAAAATTGCGACGACGGTCGGTTTTCTGTCGGTTGCCGCCGGTTTGTTGCTTTCGCTTTGGCTGCTTTTCAATAAGGTCGTAAATCCTGGCTACCTGGTATCCGGTTGGACCTCGCTGGTCCTCGTGGTGATCTACTTTGGCGGGGTTCAACTCCTGACGATTGGAATCCTGGGACACTACATAGGCAGCCTGTTTGACGAAGCCAAAAAGCGCCCCGAGTACATTGTCGATGAGGCATTTCATATCGAGGGGGCCAGTGACAAGGTCGTAGCGCAGGTATGCGAACCAAGTGCTGCCAGGATTCTTTCCCTGTCCCGCAGTATCCCGGAGGGATAA
- a CDS encoding glycosyltransferase produces the protein MATHPLISICIPCYNGAKFVARTLDSLISQAFEDFEVIIADNHSTDESVRIIRNYQDSRIKLIQNESNLGLVGNWNKVLSLSTGKYVKLLCADDVLYPECLSRQSKVLEDAQNRGVVLTVCNRDVIDANDRLLLTRKPAFRAGRASGASLIRSSIRRGTNLIGEPAVGLFRREVLGQIGVLDSANPYLIDLAFWAEVLKHGDAFVDTESLAAFRISRDGASAEIGGRQAAYFRKFLRAIRTDKFYRAGMLDVMRGYLFSFQWALLRNLFLTLNTNHHGLKTSGSPGHVYATTQR, from the coding sequence ATGGCCACGCACCCCTTAATCAGCATTTGCATTCCCTGCTACAACGGAGCCAAATTTGTCGCCCGTACGCTCGACAGCCTCATAAGCCAGGCTTTTGAAGATTTCGAGGTGATCATTGCCGACAATCACTCGACTGACGAAAGCGTAAGGATAATAAGGAACTACCAGGATTCCCGCATCAAGCTCATCCAAAACGAGTCGAACCTGGGTCTGGTGGGTAATTGGAATAAGGTGCTGTCCCTCTCAACAGGAAAATACGTTAAGCTGCTGTGTGCGGACGACGTTTTGTACCCGGAATGCCTGTCTCGTCAGTCAAAGGTCCTGGAGGATGCCCAAAACCGAGGGGTTGTCCTGACCGTCTGCAATCGGGATGTGATTGACGCAAATGATAGACTTCTTCTGACCCGAAAGCCCGCATTCCGGGCTGGCCGGGCCAGTGGCGCCAGCCTGATCCGCTCATCAATTCGGCGGGGAACAAATCTCATCGGTGAACCAGCAGTTGGCTTGTTCAGAAGAGAAGTCCTGGGCCAAATTGGCGTGCTCGATTCAGCAAACCCGTACCTAATCGACTTGGCCTTTTGGGCAGAGGTGCTGAAGCATGGCGATGCTTTTGTTGATACCGAGTCCTTAGCCGCTTTCCGGATTTCGCGGGACGGGGCAAGCGCTGAGATAGGCGGCCGCCAGGCAGCCTATTTTCGCAAGTTTCTTCGGGCCATCCGCACAGACAAGTTCTACCGGGCGGGTATGCTCGATGTCATGCGCGGATACCTGTTTTCTTTTCAATGGGCTTTACTCAGAAATTTGTTCTTGACCTTAAATACAAACCATCACGGCCTGAAGACGTCGGGATCTCCAGGCCATGTTTACGCCACGACCCAGAGGTAA
- a CDS encoding class I SAM-dependent methyltransferase → MAPAYFNPSLLTEGSTLLDYGCGDGWFLEKCKQRNVFLIGFEKARTLSENISKRLDIPIYSDPERLISDFQGKVDILTMHFVLEHLTDVANAFGHVQKLLRPGGTFFFTIPNINSWEARLFGKKWHGLDAPRHISFANPDCIKTLARKYGMKCTEVRSIPFPNGFAGSVPVVLTGRFNFLLYLCALPLGLALSRLAPSGFSAYSLKKKVQSTSGSAPATTHNPSNA, encoded by the coding sequence ATGGCTCCTGCATACTTCAATCCAAGCTTGCTTACGGAGGGGAGCACGCTCCTGGATTATGGCTGCGGAGACGGCTGGTTCCTCGAAAAATGCAAGCAACGGAACGTCTTTTTGATCGGGTTTGAGAAAGCCCGAACCCTTTCCGAGAATATTTCCAAGCGGCTCGACATTCCGATCTACTCCGACCCCGAGCGGCTTATCTCAGACTTTCAAGGCAAAGTGGACATTCTAACGATGCACTTTGTTCTGGAGCACCTCACCGATGTTGCAAACGCCTTTGGCCATGTCCAAAAGCTCCTGAGGCCCGGAGGCACGTTCTTCTTCACAATCCCGAATATCAATTCATGGGAAGCAAGGTTGTTCGGAAAGAAGTGGCATGGTCTTGACGCCCCACGTCACATCAGCTTTGCAAATCCCGACTGCATTAAGACCCTCGCTAGGAAATATGGAATGAAATGCACCGAGGTCCGATCCATCCCTTTTCCGAACGGATTTGCCGGCAGCGTTCCTGTTGTTCTCACGGGTCGTTTCAACTTTCTGCTTTATCTTTGCGCCCTGCCCCTCGGTCTCGCCCTATCCCGCCTGGCTCCCAGTGGGTTCAGCGCCTACTCGCTAAAGAAAAAAGTCCAGTCCACTTCTGGCAGCGCTCCGGCAACAACCCACAATCCGTCAAACGCCTAA
- a CDS encoding class I SAM-dependent methyltransferase: MLLQYVADKTVLDLGCVEHEAAVSDKAGWWLHGLIKTKAKRVKGVDYDAQAVEELQQKGYDIQCADVETMDLGEKFDVVMAGELFEHLTNHRSFLESVNRHLAPGGVFVASVPNANSLNYFGQTVVFGHEVDAWDHASFFTPVTFSVMLAKCGFQPVEIVLYQPDEIFHHSSLPRRFVGLLFNLLQQGVCTIRPCLARGLIMVAKAKA; encoded by the coding sequence GTGTTGCTTCAATATGTAGCTGATAAGACCGTCTTGGATTTGGGATGCGTCGAGCATGAGGCGGCGGTTAGCGACAAGGCCGGATGGTGGTTACATGGTTTAATAAAAACCAAGGCCAAACGGGTCAAAGGCGTCGACTACGATGCTCAAGCGGTCGAGGAACTGCAGCAAAAGGGGTATGACATCCAGTGTGCTGATGTTGAAACTATGGACTTGGGCGAAAAGTTCGACGTCGTAATGGCTGGGGAGTTGTTTGAGCATCTGACCAATCACCGCTCCTTCCTCGAGTCGGTTAATAGGCACCTCGCCCCTGGAGGAGTATTTGTCGCCAGCGTACCCAATGCGAACTCCCTCAATTATTTTGGACAAACCGTTGTGTTTGGCCACGAAGTGGATGCCTGGGATCACGCATCGTTTTTCACGCCGGTTACGTTTTCAGTAATGCTTGCCAAGTGCGGCTTTCAGCCGGTGGAAATTGTGCTGTATCAGCCTGATGAAATCTTCCATCATTCAAGCCTGCCACGAAGATTTGTGGGCCTCCTTTTCAATCTGCTGCAGCAAGGAGTCTGCACTATACGTCCTTGCCTGGCACGTGGATTGATAATGGTTGCTAAGGCTAAGGCTTGA
- a CDS encoding ribbon-helix-helix protein, CopG family, whose product MKTETFPLAMPDDLMAEVRRTAKATGLSLSDAMRRGIRFGLVRVREELSERITNVDPLPKTYLDQLYREREDDLDSIRQFVAAQPKEAE is encoded by the coding sequence ATGAAGACCGAAACATTTCCTCTGGCCATGCCCGACGACCTGATGGCAGAAGTCAGGCGCACCGCTAAAGCGACCGGCCTGTCCCTCTCTGACGCCATGCGGCGAGGGATAAGATTTGGTTTGGTCCGTGTCCGCGAGGAACTCTCAGAGCGGATTACAAACGTCGATCCTCTACCCAAGACGTACCTGGACCAACTCTACCGGGAGCGGGAGGACGACCTGGACTCAATCCGCCAATTTGTTGCGGCTCAGCCCAAGGAGGCCGAGTGA
- a CDS encoding endonuclease domain-containing protein — protein MNSVNPTGNARRLRRRQTREERQLWNSLKAVRFAGFKFRRQHPLAGYYLDFYCPVARLAVELDGFEHGLPHQKQHDRSREESLRAQGVEELRFWNHQWRHNRDGVLWEIWHALQRRTGCLQVMRKLENNRFVAPPLAALGKKQRRKPPEHST, from the coding sequence ATGAACTCTGTGAATCCTACAGGCAATGCACGGCGCCTTCGTCGCCGCCAGACCCGCGAAGAACGGCAGTTATGGAATAGTCTGAAGGCCGTACGATTTGCAGGATTTAAGTTCAGGCGTCAGCACCCATTGGCTGGGTACTATCTGGATTTTTACTGCCCAGTGGCGCGGCTGGCAGTCGAGTTGGATGGATTTGAACATGGCCTACCCCATCAAAAGCAGCATGACAGATCGCGTGAGGAATCGCTCAGAGCGCAGGGCGTCGAGGAACTCCGCTTTTGGAACCACCAATGGCGGCACAACCGCGATGGAGTTTTGTGGGAGATCTGGCACGCGCTGCAACGGCGTACCGGCTGCTTGCAGGTAATGCGCAAGCTTGAAAATAACCGCTTCGTAGCACCACCATTGGCGGCGCTCGGGAAGAAGCAGCGCCGAAAGCCTCCGGAGCACTCTACTTGA
- a CDS encoding glycosyltransferase family 39 protein has protein sequence MNTAQCDKTSLTETQFERTPAPSNAARTLAMVPGEVWVLLLTLACLLGFIHKAVHIDDTLFLRAAAHIQHHPGNFYGFNMNWYGSDQPMIEQFDNPPFTSYYLAFVAWVGGWSEGVLHLSFILPALAAAWGIYRLGRYYSARPLLAASAAVLTPVFLISATTLMSDVLLLAFWVWAMVCFESGLRGARMAWLAGGLLAGLAFITKFSGLSLVPLFLAYGFWRQRRLGNWLIAPLLPLLFAAGYEWLTFRLYGKGLLLTASGVASGASHWHFLDRAFTGLSFAGGCFLPVLFYVPWLWSARSFIKGFCVIAPSLLLYPYQGSFALLWNPDGSPDWLLCIESFLFIAAGLHIFLLAANDLWDHRDATSLLLCLWVFGVFLFATFVNWSLNGRSFLPMAPPIGILLSRRMDWQCARNGLSGNTFVGKQFPVLLGRKGPGRGGPLSRNFRVALLAPALAAAVVSFFPAKADYNQAAVGRTATQEICARYQQPGKSLWFEGHWGFQYYMEKQGAKALDHYSSKPAPGEFIAVPSEAVNLFDLSTNLIRLVETFEYRPNRFWSTMSSTAGAGFYTAKAGPVPFVADSTEPERYYVFRVIQPSPSAGNPTNNQAGPGALMQQFWCERSIRIWKKALRKNPGLIKAQLELGGIAEFQCQPAQAIGYYQAALRQAPDSARALNRLAWLRATSPDPTLRNGREAVQLATRADELTGHKSPEALTTLAAAFAEEGHFDEALAAGQKAIDLARASKQPNVLALNEQMLALYRAGHPFRQ, from the coding sequence ATGAATACAGCACAATGCGATAAAACCAGCCTCACTGAGACGCAATTCGAGCGCACCCCTGCCCCCTCGAACGCCGCCCGCACCCTCGCCATGGTCCCCGGCGAGGTTTGGGTGCTCCTTTTGACCCTCGCCTGCCTCCTTGGATTCATCCACAAAGCTGTCCATATTGATGACACTTTATTCCTCCGCGCCGCCGCTCATATCCAACACCATCCCGGGAATTTTTACGGGTTCAACATGAATTGGTATGGCTCGGACCAGCCAATGATCGAGCAGTTCGATAACCCCCCGTTCACCAGTTACTACCTCGCCTTCGTGGCATGGGTGGGTGGTTGGAGCGAGGGCGTCCTGCACTTGAGCTTCATCTTGCCCGCCTTGGCGGCGGCATGGGGAATTTATCGCCTCGGACGCTACTACTCGGCGCGTCCGCTGCTGGCGGCCAGCGCGGCAGTATTGACCCCCGTGTTTCTCATCTCAGCCACCACCCTCATGAGCGATGTGCTCCTGCTGGCGTTTTGGGTTTGGGCCATGGTTTGTTTCGAATCGGGCTTGCGCGGCGCGCGCATGGCCTGGCTCGCCGGCGGCCTCCTCGCCGGACTCGCCTTTATCACAAAATTCAGCGGCTTATCACTGGTTCCGCTATTCCTGGCTTACGGCTTTTGGCGCCAACGGCGTTTGGGCAATTGGCTAATCGCTCCGTTGCTGCCGCTGCTCTTCGCGGCGGGTTATGAGTGGCTGACGTTCCGGCTCTACGGCAAAGGGCTGCTGCTCACCGCCAGCGGTGTTGCTTCGGGCGCTTCGCATTGGCATTTTTTGGATAGGGCCTTCACCGGCCTCAGTTTCGCCGGTGGCTGTTTTTTGCCGGTATTGTTTTACGTGCCCTGGTTGTGGTCGGCGCGCAGCTTTATCAAAGGCTTCTGCGTCATCGCACCGAGCCTGTTGCTCTATCCGTATCAGGGCTCCTTTGCGCTGCTGTGGAATCCTGACGGCAGCCCGGATTGGCTCTTGTGCATCGAGAGTTTCCTATTCATTGCAGCCGGGCTTCACATTTTCCTGCTGGCCGCAAACGACCTTTGGGACCACCGGGACGCAACCTCGCTGCTGCTCTGCCTGTGGGTGTTCGGGGTGTTTCTATTCGCGACTTTTGTTAATTGGTCCTTGAATGGTCGCAGTTTTCTGCCGATGGCGCCCCCAATCGGCATCCTTCTCAGCCGGCGCATGGACTGGCAATGCGCCCGTAATGGGCTGTCAGGAAATACATTCGTCGGGAAGCAATTTCCTGTCCTCCTTGGGAGGAAAGGGCCAGGGAGAGGAGGCCCTCTGTCTCGAAACTTCCGTGTTGCATTACTAGCCCCTGCGTTGGCAGCCGCGGTCGTAAGCTTTTTTCCGGCAAAAGCAGATTACAACCAAGCCGCCGTGGGTCGAACCGCCACCCAGGAAATATGCGCCCGCTACCAGCAGCCGGGAAAAAGCCTCTGGTTCGAAGGGCATTGGGGCTTTCAATACTATATGGAAAAGCAAGGCGCCAAGGCCCTCGACCACTATTCCTCCAAACCGGCCCCCGGAGAATTCATCGCCGTGCCGTCTGAGGCAGTGAATCTCTTCGATTTATCCACTAACCTGATTCGCTTGGTCGAGACATTCGAGTATCGGCCAAACCGCTTTTGGTCAACCATGAGCAGCACAGCCGGAGCGGGATTCTACACCGCCAAAGCCGGCCCGGTCCCCTTTGTGGCCGATTCCACCGAACCTGAGCGCTACTATGTGTTCAGGGTCATCCAGCCATCCCCCTCGGCGGGCAATCCAACAAACAACCAGGCCGGGCCGGGCGCGCTCATGCAGCAATTCTGGTGCGAACGAAGCATTAGGATTTGGAAGAAAGCCCTGCGCAAAAATCCCGGATTAATCAAGGCGCAGCTTGAGCTGGGCGGGATTGCCGAATTCCAGTGTCAACCGGCCCAAGCCATCGGCTATTACCAAGCCGCCTTGCGCCAGGCGCCCGACTCTGCCCGCGCCCTGAACAGGCTCGCCTGGCTCCGCGCCACCAGCCCGGACCCAACCCTCAGAAACGGACGCGAAGCCGTCCAACTCGCCACCCGCGCCGATGAATTAACCGGACACAAATCCCCCGAAGCCCTCACGACTCTGGCCGCCGCCTTTGCCGAAGAAGGCCATTTTGACGAGGCCCTTGCCGCCGGCCAGAAAGCCATCGACCTGGCCCGTGCATCAAAGCAACCGAATGTCCTCGCCCTCAACGAACAAATGCTGGCCCTGTACCGAGCCGGCCACCCTTTCCGGCAGTAA
- a CDS encoding nucleotide sugar dehydrogenase, translating to MRIAIVGLGYVGLPLSFQFARSGVDVLGLDIDTGKVDMLNQGKSYIKHIPSAVVAENVKSGVFSASSDFGRIREVSAIIICVPTPLNKNREPDISYILDTGKNIARYLKKGMLVVLESTTYPGTTDEDLREVLEIGSGIEAGKDFNLAFSPEREDPGNPDSKVALIPKVVGGYTKACLDKAVELYSKAVKTVVPVSSCRVAEATKLLENTFRGVNIALVNELKVVYSAMGIDVWEVIQAAKTKPFGFMPFYPGPGLGGHCIPIDPFYLTWKAREYGQNTRFIELAGEINTGMPAYVVHRVADALNERQKAIKGSSILVVGLAYKPNVDDERESPSYFLMEMLSQRGAKVSYYDPYVPVIRPTREHAHWAGTKSVEWNRETVAGFDLVLIATNHACINYQELADWAQVIVDTRNAMAGKETRPGQVWKA from the coding sequence ATGAGAATAGCGATTGTCGGGTTGGGATATGTGGGGCTGCCGTTGTCGTTTCAGTTTGCCCGGTCGGGGGTGGATGTGCTGGGACTGGACATCGACACGGGGAAGGTGGATATGCTCAATCAGGGCAAGAGTTATATCAAGCATATACCTTCAGCGGTTGTAGCGGAGAATGTAAAATCAGGCGTGTTTTCCGCTTCGAGTGATTTTGGAAGGATTCGGGAGGTCTCGGCAATTATCATTTGTGTGCCGACGCCGTTGAACAAGAATCGCGAGCCGGACATTTCGTATATCCTGGATACGGGCAAGAACATTGCGCGTTATCTCAAGAAAGGGATGCTGGTGGTGCTGGAATCGACGACGTATCCGGGGACAACGGACGAGGATTTGCGCGAGGTGCTTGAGATAGGCTCGGGCATCGAGGCGGGCAAGGATTTTAACCTGGCGTTCTCACCCGAGCGCGAGGACCCGGGCAACCCGGACAGCAAGGTGGCGCTGATTCCGAAGGTGGTTGGGGGTTACACAAAGGCCTGCCTGGACAAGGCGGTGGAGTTGTATTCCAAGGCGGTCAAGACGGTCGTTCCAGTATCGTCGTGCCGGGTAGCGGAGGCGACGAAGTTGCTCGAGAACACCTTTCGCGGGGTGAATATTGCGTTGGTGAATGAACTCAAGGTGGTTTATAGCGCGATGGGTATTGACGTTTGGGAGGTGATTCAAGCGGCCAAAACGAAGCCCTTCGGGTTCATGCCGTTTTATCCGGGGCCGGGTCTGGGAGGGCATTGCATTCCGATTGACCCGTTTTACCTGACGTGGAAGGCGCGGGAGTATGGCCAGAACACGCGGTTCATCGAGTTGGCGGGGGAGATCAATACGGGGATGCCGGCGTACGTGGTGCACCGGGTGGCGGACGCGCTGAATGAGCGGCAGAAGGCGATAAAGGGGAGTTCAATTTTGGTGGTGGGTTTGGCGTACAAGCCGAACGTGGATGACGAGCGGGAGTCGCCGAGTTATTTCCTGATGGAGATGCTGAGTCAGCGTGGGGCCAAGGTGTCGTATTATGATCCGTATGTGCCGGTGATAAGACCGACGCGTGAGCATGCGCACTGGGCGGGGACCAAGTCGGTGGAATGGAACCGGGAGACGGTAGCGGGCTTTGACCTGGTGCTGATAGCCACAAACCATGCGTGCATCAATTACCAGGAGCTGGCGGATTGGGCGCAGGTGATTGTGGATACACGCAATGCAATGGCGGGCAAGGAGACGCGGCCAGGGCAGGTGTGGAAGGCGTAG
- a CDS encoding AMP-binding protein, whose amino-acid sequence MKDRLPEKPRFQRLLHDSLIRTAHEHGEKSALITETGAVSYSKLFEQARRCASALVGRGLGRGDRVVIYCDNALECVVGIWAALWAGGVFVVVNPQTKAEKLRYIIDKSGAKILITDEHLRRQVLGMQNAECSTQNERGRETCDTSGASATGLSHVLCANAGDKQGWSEARFEIEDYWEVVGKSPPMDKPVFTIPLDVAALIFTSGSTGTPKGVTMTHQSMVFARDSITEYLRLSEKDKLLNVLPLAFDYGLYQVLIAAGLGATLVLERSFAYPGRVFERIRRHEVTVFPGVPTIFSTMLSMHRKTPLCFPSVRRVTNTAAALPPGYIPALRQMFPNALVFAMYGLTECKRVSYLEPELLESKRGSVGKAIPGTEMFLLSADGKRVGPGVPGILHVRGPHVMLGYWKDPERTAKMLRAGELPGERVLCAQDWFVMDGEGFFYFKGRSDDIIKSRGEKVSPTEVENVLYSLPGVREAAVIGVPDENRGQAIKAFVVLDKGVKMSEREVLRHCAARLENFMVPHQVEFRNELPKTDNGKIRKEGLKGKDEG is encoded by the coding sequence ATGAAGGATAGGCTTCCTGAAAAGCCACGGTTTCAGCGGTTGCTGCACGACAGCTTGATAAGGACGGCGCATGAGCACGGTGAGAAGAGCGCATTGATAACCGAGACGGGGGCTGTCTCGTATTCTAAGCTGTTTGAGCAGGCGCGGCGGTGCGCCTCGGCCCTGGTTGGGAGAGGATTGGGGCGGGGTGACCGGGTGGTGATCTACTGCGACAACGCGCTGGAATGCGTGGTTGGCATTTGGGCGGCACTGTGGGCTGGGGGTGTGTTTGTGGTGGTGAATCCCCAAACAAAAGCCGAGAAATTGAGGTATATCATCGACAAGAGCGGGGCGAAGATACTGATTACAGACGAACATTTGCGCCGGCAGGTTTTAGGAATGCAGAATGCAGAATGCAGCACACAGAATGAAAGAGGGCGAGAGACCTGCGATACGAGCGGAGCGAGCGCTACGGGACTCAGCCACGTGCTGTGCGCCAACGCGGGGGACAAGCAGGGGTGGAGTGAAGCGCGGTTTGAAATTGAAGATTACTGGGAGGTTGTAGGCAAGTCGCCTCCTATGGACAAGCCCGTGTTTACAATACCGCTGGATGTGGCGGCTCTGATTTTTACATCAGGGAGCACGGGCACGCCCAAGGGTGTGACGATGACGCACCAGTCGATGGTGTTCGCCCGGGACAGTATAACGGAGTATCTCCGATTGAGCGAAAAGGACAAGCTATTGAATGTGCTGCCCTTGGCGTTCGATTACGGGCTTTACCAGGTGCTCATCGCGGCGGGGCTCGGGGCTACGCTGGTTTTGGAACGGTCGTTTGCTTATCCGGGACGTGTATTCGAGCGGATCAGGCGCCATGAAGTGACGGTGTTCCCTGGTGTGCCGACGATCTTTTCGACGATGTTGTCCATGCATCGAAAGACGCCGTTGTGTTTTCCCTCTGTGCGGCGTGTGACGAATACTGCTGCGGCGTTGCCACCGGGTTATATACCGGCGTTGCGTCAAATGTTTCCGAATGCGCTGGTTTTCGCGATGTATGGCCTGACGGAATGCAAGAGAGTCAGCTACCTGGAGCCGGAGTTGCTCGAGTCGAAGAGAGGGTCAGTCGGCAAGGCGATACCGGGAACCGAGATGTTTTTGCTGTCGGCAGATGGGAAGCGTGTTGGGCCTGGTGTGCCGGGGATTTTGCATGTGCGCGGTCCGCATGTAATGCTGGGATACTGGAAGGACCCGGAACGAACGGCGAAGATGCTGAGGGCTGGGGAGTTGCCCGGGGAGCGGGTGCTTTGCGCGCAGGATTGGTTTGTGATGGATGGGGAGGGCTTTTTTTATTTTAAAGGGCGCAGCGACGACATCATCAAATCGCGAGGGGAAAAGGTGAGCCCGACTGAGGTGGAGAACGTATTATATAGCTTGCCGGGTGTTAGGGAGGCGGCGGTTATCGGGGTTCCGGATGAGAATCGTGGCCAGGCAATCAAGGCATTCGTGGTGTTGGATAAAGGGGTGAAGATGAGCGAGAGGGAAGTCTTACGGCATTGCGCGGCGCGGCTCGAGAATTTCATGGTGCCGCACCAGGTCGAGTTTAGAAATGAACTGCCCAAAACCGACAATGGCAAGATAAGGAAAGAAGGATTGAAGGGAAAGGATGAAGGATGA
- a CDS encoding HemK/PrmC family methyltransferase, with protein MNRLVEEYRGKIPSLADKPEETMEATVRALWSCAGGNPVSAERAMEIDLPVLSEGQDKALEGLLKSRADGVPLAHLTGRQRFMGLEFICNGQALIPRKETEILGNAARSLLTDDILPGNQRPRVLDLCTGSGNLACAIAVLAPSCEVFAADLSPEAIELARENTRQLGCSDRVKIFAGDLFAPFECETFYGFFDLIVCNPPYVASAKVAVMHPELSGHEPKLAFDGGPFGVGVIWRVARDAPRFLKRKGWLAFEVGLGQGLGLGERLSNNGVYAAARGVEDKRGNVRALVLKVSDEVGTEKC; from the coding sequence GTGAACAGGCTTGTGGAGGAGTACCGGGGAAAGATACCGTCGCTGGCGGACAAGCCGGAGGAGACCATGGAAGCGACTGTGCGAGCTTTGTGGTCGTGCGCTGGGGGCAACCCGGTGTCGGCGGAGCGAGCGATGGAGATTGACTTGCCGGTTTTGAGCGAAGGACAAGACAAGGCGCTGGAGGGGTTGTTGAAATCGAGAGCGGACGGTGTGCCGCTGGCGCATTTGACGGGCCGGCAACGTTTCATGGGGTTGGAGTTTATCTGCAATGGCCAGGCGCTTATCCCAAGAAAGGAGACGGAGATTCTGGGGAATGCGGCACGCTCGCTGCTAACGGATGATATCCTTCCAGGGAATCAGAGGCCGCGGGTGCTTGATTTATGCACAGGGTCGGGGAATCTGGCGTGTGCGATAGCCGTTTTGGCGCCCTCGTGCGAAGTCTTTGCGGCGGACTTATCGCCTGAGGCGATTGAGCTGGCCAGGGAGAATACGCGGCAGCTTGGATGCAGTGACCGGGTGAAAATATTCGCAGGAGACCTGTTTGCGCCATTCGAATGTGAGACATTTTATGGATTTTTTGATCTGATTGTGTGTAACCCGCCGTATGTCGCGAGCGCGAAGGTGGCAGTGATGCATCCGGAGCTTTCTGGACATGAGCCGAAGTTGGCGTTTGATGGAGGGCCATTTGGAGTAGGGGTCATTTGGCGGGTGGCGCGGGATGCGCCCCGCTTTCTGAAAAGAAAGGGATGGCTGGCTTTTGAGGTTGGATTGGGGCAAGGTCTGGGTCTTGGGGAGCGTCTTTCAAACAATGGAGTATATGCAGCCGCCCGAGGGGTGGAGGATAAGAGGGGAAATGTGAGGGCGCTGGTGTTAAAGGTTAGCGATGAGGTTGGAACAGAAAAATGCTGA
- a CDS encoding acyl carrier protein, which yields MLNYAKEIREFVVKNFLYGEEGSLQENTSFLDNGVVDSTGILELILFLEKTYRITIEPEDMTPQNLDSIEKVAGFVQAKQKAAGGNGKSEIRTERGDVPLE from the coding sequence ATGCTGAACTACGCGAAAGAAATACGGGAGTTCGTAGTGAAGAATTTCCTTTATGGAGAGGAAGGGTCACTGCAGGAGAACACATCGTTTTTGGACAATGGGGTTGTGGATTCGACAGGCATTTTGGAGCTGATCCTGTTTTTAGAGAAAACGTATCGGATAACTATCGAGCCTGAGGACATGACACCTCAGAACCTGGACAGCATTGAAAAGGTGGCAGGCTTTGTTCAGGCAAAGCAGAAAGCGGCAGGCGGAAATGGGAAAAGCGAAATTCGCACTGAACGGGGAGATGTGCCGCTTGAGTAG